Proteins encoded together in one Chitinophaga sp. LS1 window:
- a CDS encoding LuxR C-terminal-related transcriptional regulator — protein MSNPGEFSRSMITALPADLNSEQAVSLRRTIQRFPEEAIYVYSFKENRMVYADGWEEVLGYEDSEINMLSIVDITTPEYKPFSFELNDKALMFIMSRSEELEKYSFTIELKKLHKNGTPVPLIVRVGVFRSENGRVTEIIGRNQVSQRLKLGKVMQYAAYGPEKAEFEEELNKKLFHYYAISQKEKEALAMLAQGKSFKEIAHELNVTQSAIEKRIIPLYKRFEVKSLTHLVTFAMENHILP, from the coding sequence ATGTCCAATCCCGGTGAGTTTTCCAGATCTATGATCACAGCCTTGCCTGCCGATTTGAACAGTGAACAGGCAGTTAGTTTAAGACGAACAATACAGCGGTTTCCTGAGGAAGCAATATATGTGTATTCCTTTAAGGAGAATAGGATGGTATATGCGGATGGGTGGGAAGAAGTGCTGGGGTATGAGGATAGTGAGATCAATATGCTGAGTATTGTGGATATCACAACGCCGGAGTATAAACCGTTTTCATTCGAATTGAATGACAAGGCGTTGATGTTTATTATGAGCCGGTCGGAGGAGTTGGAGAAGTATAGTTTTACGATAGAACTGAAGAAGTTACATAAGAATGGGACGCCCGTGCCGCTCATTGTGCGGGTGGGGGTGTTTAGGTCTGAGAATGGACGGGTGACGGAGATAATTGGGAGGAACCAGGTCAGCCAGCGGTTGAAATTGGGGAAGGTGATGCAGTATGCGGCATATGGGCCGGAGAAGGCAGAGTTTGAGGAGGAGTTGAATAAGAAGTTGTTTCATTATTATGCGATCTCACAAAAGGAGAAGGAGGCGCTGGCCATGTTGGCGCAGGGGAAGTCGTTTAAGGAGATCGCGCATGAGTTGAATGTTACGCAGTCGGCGATAGAGAAAAGGATTATTCCATTGTATAAAAGGTTTGAGGTGAAGAGTTTAACGCATTTGGTGACGTTTGCTATGGAGAATCATATTTTACCGTGA
- the istA gene encoding IS21 family transposase → MTYQRIHQLYRDKHFIRSISRITGLNWRTIKLQLSMSEEDFLVISQQKKGRKKILLEFEDFIFNRLRSLPDTTSAQIHDLLKEHFPDLGPISPKTVYNFVMAIRAKYSLSVEQPTRQYQMVAELPYGQQAQVDFGFYNMRTTEGKTRKVQFFCMSLSRSRYKYVLFTDRPFTTITVIEAHERAFCHFGGMPQELVYDQDRLFMVDENWGDLILTEHFRQYIYHRPLKTYFCRAADPESKGKIENVVKYVKRNFLYGRFFKDIQLLNEEVLAWLKRTANASIHGTTKLIPAEEMENEVTFLGSSSILVVIAIAEPIAFAID, encoded by the coding sequence ATGACTTACCAGCGTATTCATCAACTTTACCGGGATAAGCACTTCATTCGATCTATTTCCAGGATAACAGGGCTAAACTGGCGTACGATCAAGCTTCAACTTTCCATGAGTGAGGAAGACTTTTTAGTTATTTCTCAACAGAAAAAAGGTCGAAAGAAGATACTCCTGGAATTTGAAGATTTTATATTCAATCGCCTGAGAAGCCTTCCAGATACAACTTCTGCTCAAATCCATGATTTATTAAAAGAACATTTTCCTGATTTAGGGCCAATCAGCCCTAAAACAGTCTATAATTTTGTTATGGCCATCCGGGCTAAATACAGCCTTTCTGTAGAACAACCAACCCGGCAATATCAGATGGTAGCCGAATTACCTTATGGGCAGCAAGCTCAGGTTGATTTTGGCTTTTATAATATGCGGACTACTGAAGGCAAGACGCGTAAAGTACAATTTTTCTGTATGAGTTTGTCCCGCTCCCGCTATAAATACGTATTGTTCACAGACCGGCCATTTACTACCATCACTGTTATAGAAGCACATGAAAGAGCCTTCTGCCATTTTGGAGGTATGCCTCAGGAACTTGTCTATGACCAGGACCGATTGTTTATGGTTGATGAAAATTGGGGAGATCTAATACTTACGGAACATTTTCGACAATATATATATCATCGACCTTTGAAAACTTATTTCTGCCGTGCGGCAGACCCTGAGTCCAAAGGAAAAATAGAAAATGTCGTAAAATATGTAAAAAGAAATTTTCTATATGGCCGTTTTTTCAAAGATATTCAGTTGCTTAATGAAGAAGTACTCGCATGGCTGAAACGTACTGCTAATGCATCAATCCATGGCACTACAAAGCTAATACCAGCTGAAGAAATGGAAAATGAAGTTACCTTTCTTGGTTCTTCGTCAATTTTGGTGGTTATTGCCATTGCAGAACCAATCGCTTTCGCAATAGATTGA
- a CDS encoding IS1595 family transposase: MFRGVTIESFKRHFPDAESCLQYLAELKWQQGFRCKKCGGEMWWKGKRWLDRRCHACNYNESPTAGTLFHKVKFSLLTAFQICFRLSVSKKGMSSCEISREYGIRQTSAWYFKRKVQEGMQSSEQFPLQGRVEVDEFVIGGKEEGNQGRAKGDRKIILIAVEKVCRNRKTGRAYAQCIENYSSTSFQPFMEKHIDKKSRVVTDGWTAYAPLKTIFPRLEQVESGNGKNFPHLHTHIMNFKGWLRGIHHRVSENHMQAYLNEFHFRFNRRNHLGSIMHKLLSRMVAAAPLFLTLRELNG, translated from the coding sequence ATGTTTAGGGGCGTCACAATTGAAAGTTTTAAAAGACATTTTCCAGATGCAGAATCGTGTTTACAATACCTTGCAGAGTTGAAGTGGCAGCAAGGGTTTCGTTGTAAGAAGTGTGGTGGAGAAATGTGGTGGAAAGGTAAAAGGTGGCTTGATAGACGTTGTCACGCTTGCAATTATAATGAGTCCCCCACAGCAGGGACATTGTTTCATAAAGTAAAATTCAGTTTGCTGACAGCTTTTCAGATTTGTTTCCGTTTGAGTGTAAGTAAAAAGGGGATGTCAAGTTGCGAAATAAGCAGGGAATATGGCATCCGTCAAACAAGTGCCTGGTATTTTAAGCGCAAAGTGCAGGAGGGCATGCAAAGTAGTGAACAGTTTCCATTACAAGGTCGTGTAGAGGTAGATGAATTTGTGATTGGTGGCAAGGAGGAAGGGAATCAAGGTCGGGCTAAAGGAGATCGAAAAATTATCCTGATAGCAGTTGAAAAAGTATGCCGAAATAGAAAGACTGGCAGAGCGTATGCCCAATGCATAGAGAATTACAGCTCTACATCGTTTCAGCCATTTATGGAAAAACACATCGATAAAAAATCACGGGTAGTGACAGATGGCTGGACAGCTTATGCTCCACTAAAGACTATATTTCCACGGTTGGAGCAAGTAGAATCTGGTAATGGCAAAAATTTCCCTCATTTACATACTCATATCATGAATTTTAAAGGTTGGTTAAGAGGCATTCATCATCGTGTTTCTGAAAATCATATGCAGGCATACTTAAATGAATTTCATTTCCGATTTAACAGAAGAAATCATTTGGGCAGTATAATGCACAAACTTTTATCCAGGATGGTTGCTGCTGCTCCTTTATTTTTAACTTTACGAGAGCTAAATGGGTAA
- a CDS encoding IS701 family transposase → MHTFAISQKKSPNSRNRTGFINKQKYESKINNFRLVESRLLQFLLSFTFYFKSKTKDGTSNAASYLKGLMVSRRRNCQVMAEELQNTSQQCLHHFITIGKWCYSKLMDRITLDFWHLLQQSGLEDDTCLIIDESGNPKKGRLSAGVKRQYCGQIGKTENRQVGVFGALCGGSLVNLVQARLSLGSESTKIDLAKEIIDHVVLFLKIKVKWVCFDAFYGRDANLLCNLIRIGLPFVADVPDSHKVWLEAFQMRVPVSVPGKRGRKSVYARPNRESISIRKYMSGLKKKDWTWMKVRHQSKGKKLFAWFHCREIYIFNPLTEKRQLLQLLIRKDIDGTIKYSLCYKPGASMKELAYMQCKRFFIEKSFREGKKELGLNEYQTRSAQSWHKHMAMIMLGQLFMNTQKLLCYHEKVWVTTQDIILLIRSVLKLTLRSIRNIIDYILAKQPPDYRKLKKLLFIRI, encoded by the coding sequence TTGCATACATTTGCAATATCCCAAAAGAAAAGCCCAAACAGTAGAAACCGAACGGGCTTTATTAATAAACAAAAATATGAGTCGAAAATAAACAATTTCCGGCTCGTAGAGAGTCGGTTGTTACAATTTCTTCTCAGCTTTACATTTTACTTTAAGAGCAAGACAAAAGACGGAACATCAAATGCAGCTTCTTATTTGAAGGGGTTAATGGTTAGTCGACGACGTAATTGCCAGGTGATGGCAGAGGAACTTCAAAATACCAGTCAGCAATGCTTACATCACTTTATAACCATTGGCAAGTGGTGTTATTCAAAGTTGATGGATAGGATAACATTAGATTTCTGGCATCTTTTACAACAGAGTGGACTGGAAGACGATACCTGTTTGATAATAGATGAAAGTGGCAATCCTAAAAAAGGAAGGCTCTCTGCAGGTGTGAAAAGACAATACTGCGGGCAAATTGGTAAAACAGAGAACCGTCAGGTCGGTGTCTTTGGCGCTCTATGTGGAGGCAGTTTGGTTAACCTTGTACAAGCCAGATTGTCTTTGGGATCGGAGTCGACCAAGATTGATCTTGCAAAGGAAATCATAGATCACGTCGTGTTGTTTTTAAAGATAAAGGTAAAATGGGTTTGCTTTGATGCCTTCTATGGTCGTGATGCTAATCTACTATGCAATCTGATCAGGATAGGCTTGCCGTTTGTAGCCGATGTTCCTGACAGTCATAAAGTTTGGCTGGAAGCATTTCAAATGAGAGTCCCTGTCAGCGTCCCCGGAAAGAGAGGACGAAAAAGTGTTTATGCACGACCAAACAGAGAATCTATATCAATCCGGAAATACATGTCCGGACTGAAAAAGAAAGATTGGACCTGGATGAAGGTACGTCATCAAAGCAAAGGGAAGAAGCTTTTTGCCTGGTTCCATTGTAGAGAGATTTATATATTCAATCCGTTAACAGAGAAACGTCAACTACTGCAATTATTAATTAGAAAGGATATTGACGGCACCATTAAATATAGTCTGTGCTACAAACCTGGAGCATCAATGAAAGAGTTAGCTTATATGCAGTGTAAGCGGTTCTTTATAGAAAAATCATTTAGAGAAGGTAAAAAGGAATTAGGTCTAAATGAGTATCAAACCCGAAGCGCTCAAAGCTGGCATAAGCACATGGCTATGATTATGTTAGGACAACTGTTTATGAACACTCAAAAGCTTCTTTGTTACCACGAAAAGGTGTGGGTAACAACACAAGATATTATCTTGTTGATAAGATCAGTTCTCAAATTGACATTGAGATCAATCCGAAATATCATCGATTATATTCTTGCTAAACAGCCACCAGATTATAGAAAACTAAAGAAATTATTATTTATTCGAATCTGA
- a CDS encoding AbiH family protein, which translates to MNRLIIVGNGFDLAHKMPTGYNDFILSYSRPMPQVKIYN; encoded by the coding sequence ATGAATCGATTGATTATCGTCGGTAATGGGTTTGACCTTGCACATAAGATGCCTACAGGTTATAACGATTTTATCCTTAGTTACAGTAGACCTATGCCACAGGTTAAAATTTATAATTAA
- a CDS encoding AraC family transcriptional regulator, producing the protein MKPLIQKLPLNENNSFVAQSFRTPDFEVGWHQHIEVELILFTEGAGLSFIGNSVGEFDTNDIYLLGSNLPHTFQKLEEQMIASAIVVQFKEDCWGRSFLEMPECRHIRNLLSVSSYGLKMQGATKATLANLIKTLETTQGFQRVLLLGQCLDLIATSQEYVTVSTQEIKSPQKERECIDNIFQYTIDNFRDPITLSQVADIACMSIPAFCNYFKKSTKKTYIDFLNEIRIGYACTLLMETRKTVLDICFDSGYNTMANFHKQFLKIKHITPLQYRKYFTTQIAMAQNNIHIIEE; encoded by the coding sequence ATGAAACCGCTGATACAAAAGTTGCCTCTTAATGAGAACAATTCATTTGTTGCTCAATCTTTCCGCACTCCTGATTTTGAAGTAGGCTGGCATCAGCATATCGAGGTCGAACTCATCTTATTTACTGAAGGGGCCGGTTTGAGCTTCATCGGCAATTCCGTCGGTGAATTTGATACCAATGATATCTATTTATTAGGGTCCAACCTTCCGCATACTTTTCAGAAATTGGAGGAGCAAATGATAGCCAGTGCCATCGTGGTACAATTTAAAGAAGATTGCTGGGGGCGTAGCTTCCTTGAAATGCCGGAATGCCGTCATATCCGGAACCTGCTCAGCGTATCGTCGTATGGCTTAAAAATGCAGGGAGCTACAAAAGCTACGCTGGCTAACCTTATCAAAACTTTGGAAACAACCCAGGGCTTTCAGCGGGTTTTACTATTAGGCCAGTGTCTTGATCTGATCGCTACCTCGCAGGAATATGTTACAGTCTCGACACAGGAGATAAAATCTCCGCAAAAAGAACGTGAATGTATCGACAACATCTTCCAATATACGATCGATAATTTCAGAGATCCCATCACCCTCTCCCAGGTAGCAGATATCGCCTGCATGAGTATACCTGCTTTCTGCAACTATTTCAAGAAAAGTACGAAAAAAACTTATATCGATTTCCTAAATGAAATCCGTATTGGCTATGCCTGCACCTTGCTAATGGAAACCAGGAAAACCGTACTTGATATTTGCTTCGATAGTGGGTACAATACGATGGCAAATTTCCATAAGCAATTTCTGAAAATTAAACACATTACCCCACTTCAATATAGAAAATACTTTACTACTCAGATAGCAATGGCACAGAACAACATCCATATTATAGAGGAATAA
- a CDS encoding UvrD-helicase domain-containing protein, producing MDSDEKRILVLAGAGSGKTNTLIEKIKYYIKEKDIPAK from the coding sequence ATAGATAGTGATGAAAAGCGCATTTTAGTGCTGGCAGGTGCCGGCAGTGGTAAAACCAATACCCTGATTGAAAAAATCAAATACTACATTAAGGAAAAGGATATTCCCGCGAAATAA
- the istB gene encoding IS21-like element helper ATPase IstB: MEKKQTIKQYCHQFRLGGIYNQIDQLVSAAEAAGIGYLEYTVNLLKTEAVHRDYNDTQKRLKTAQLPRSSDLNLFQCKNDSGLSKARLNQLRELNWLDQVYNILLTGPSGTGKSMLAAGLCADAVQKGYKAYFRDMEGLINMFKMKDFSASAKIEYKRLSKAHLIVIDDLMSFPIEKNHAVSFFNFFNSTYEKTAFIITTNKNPAEWATMLNDEVLATALLDRLLFQCEVINLTGKSFRLENRKTIFELTNK, from the coding sequence ATGGAAAAGAAACAAACAATTAAACAGTATTGCCACCAGTTTAGGTTGGGCGGGATTTATAACCAAATCGATCAACTGGTATCAGCTGCGGAAGCAGCTGGTATTGGTTATCTGGAATACACCGTTAACCTGTTAAAAACCGAAGCGGTACACCGCGATTATAATGATACTCAAAAACGTCTTAAAACAGCACAATTACCCCGATCCAGCGACTTAAACCTATTCCAGTGCAAGAATGATAGCGGATTGTCTAAGGCTCGCTTAAATCAGCTTAGAGAGCTTAACTGGCTTGATCAGGTTTATAATATTCTTCTTACGGGGCCCTCTGGAACGGGTAAATCCATGCTGGCCGCAGGTCTTTGTGCAGATGCGGTGCAAAAGGGATACAAAGCCTACTTCAGGGATATGGAGGGACTTATCAACATGTTCAAAATGAAAGATTTTTCTGCTTCCGCTAAGATTGAATATAAGAGATTATCCAAAGCCCATTTAATCGTTATAGATGACCTGATGTCGTTTCCTATTGAAAAAAATCATGCTGTCTCATTTTTTAATTTTTTCAACAGTACCTATGAAAAAACAGCCTTTATCATCACTACCAATAAGAACCCCGCAGAATGGGCTACTATGCTCAATGATGAGGTACTGGCAACCGCCTTACTGGACAGATTATTATTCCAGTGTGAAGTAATAAATCTAACAGGAAAAAGCTTCAGACTGGAAAATAGGAAAACAATTTTTGAGCTTACAAACAAATAA
- the istA gene encoding IS21 family transposase has translation MMNAYLKKIMMYQSIKELHEQGFSIAKISSTIGINWRTVKSYLSMTLEEYNLFIEKRAQRQRGLSVYESFVREKLEKYQDTSSAQMHDWLKENFPEFPKTAIRTMFDFVMWVRRKYNLPYIKPLREYEMLEESPYGKQAQADFVEYNLRNGTGKRVKIYFVAIQLSRSRYKYIWFIGRPFTTELAIMGHEQAFSFFKGIPEQLVYDQDKVFIADENIGDILLTDAFRAYTRERPFELHFCRKSDPESKGKIESVVKYVKRNFLYNRCFIDIENLNEEALQWLNRTGNNMPHGTTKLLPNEEWLKEQPYLSALPEFIQTTSPEIYMVRKDNTISYKSNFYSLPLGTFKGKGTAVVVGVDMHIYLIISNLQGDILCKHMIAVGKGQKVLNTDHRRDKTVKIDKLINEVCGFLEDDANRGRQFLETIREVKPRYIRDQVLLFRDTIDIADKVSVGEALTYCLNNNIQSANDFKSIVEQQLKVRRATSILNYQSIQMNPLNGELPPVALAEPAKSSIEDYIDLFSKQS, from the coding sequence ATGATGAATGCTTATTTAAAGAAAATTATGATGTATCAGAGTATTAAAGAACTACACGAACAAGGCTTTTCAATAGCCAAAATTAGCAGTACTATTGGTATTAACTGGCGGACGGTAAAGTCTTATCTGTCCATGACCCTGGAAGAATACAACCTGTTTATAGAGAAAAGAGCACAACGTCAAAGAGGATTGTCTGTTTACGAATCTTTTGTTAGGGAAAAGCTGGAGAAATACCAGGATACATCATCCGCTCAAATGCATGACTGGCTCAAAGAGAACTTCCCTGAGTTTCCTAAGACAGCCATTAGGACCATGTTTGATTTTGTAATGTGGGTACGTCGCAAATATAATCTGCCTTATATCAAACCGCTTAGAGAATATGAAATGTTGGAAGAGTCTCCTTATGGGAAGCAGGCCCAGGCTGACTTTGTAGAATATAATCTCCGCAATGGAACTGGTAAAAGGGTAAAGATATATTTTGTCGCCATTCAACTATCCCGATCCCGTTATAAATATATCTGGTTTATTGGTAGGCCTTTCACGACTGAATTGGCTATTATGGGCCATGAACAGGCATTTTCCTTCTTTAAGGGCATCCCGGAACAACTAGTCTACGATCAGGATAAGGTCTTCATAGCAGATGAAAACATAGGAGATATCCTTCTTACAGATGCATTCCGGGCATATACCAGAGAAAGACCTTTTGAGCTACATTTCTGTCGAAAATCCGACCCGGAAAGTAAGGGGAAAATTGAAAGCGTTGTCAAATACGTTAAAAGAAATTTTCTGTATAACAGATGCTTTATCGATATAGAAAATTTAAATGAAGAGGCTTTACAGTGGCTAAACCGCACAGGAAACAATATGCCTCATGGAACAACAAAGTTACTTCCTAATGAAGAATGGCTGAAAGAACAACCATACCTGAGCGCTTTACCAGAGTTTATACAAACTACCAGTCCTGAAATTTACATGGTCCGTAAGGATAACACCATCTCTTATAAAAGTAATTTTTATTCGTTACCACTGGGTACTTTTAAAGGAAAAGGAACTGCCGTAGTAGTGGGTGTTGATATGCATATTTACCTGATTATATCCAACTTACAGGGGGATATATTATGCAAACATATGATCGCTGTTGGCAAAGGACAGAAAGTACTAAATACTGACCACAGAAGAGATAAAACCGTTAAGATTGACAAGTTGATTAATGAAGTCTGCGGTTTTTTGGAAGACGATGCAAATCGGGGTAGACAATTTTTAGAGACCATACGAGAAGTGAAACCACGTTATATAAGAGACCAGGTGCTGTTGTTCAGGGACACTATTGATATTGCGGACAAAGTGAGTGTTGGCGAAGCATTGACATATTGTTTGAACAATAATATTCAAAGTGCCAACGACTTCAAATCTATCGTAGAACAGCAGTTGAAAGTAAGAAGAGCAACATCCATCCTTAATTATCAGTCTATCCAGATGAATCCATTAAATGGAGAATTACCCCCTGTAGCTTTAGCAGAACCTGCTAAAAGTTCAATCGAAGATTACATAGATCTTTTTAGCAAACAATCTTGA
- a CDS encoding vWA domain-containing protein — MAYKAEISRNNPSCFLFIIDQSGSMSDKYVSIGKPKSEALSDVINRMLQQLVIKCAKSEGVRDYYHVGVIGYGANGVGAAFSGNLAGKKLVPVSAIANNPARIEERTKKVSDGAGGLIDTTVKFPIWFDPTANGGTPMTEAFRQANIIISGWLREHPHCFPPVVIHITDGESTDGNPTDEMKKLTAQTSNDGNVILFNLHTHARSTNPISFPGPEAQLPDQYAEMLFNGASALPDFMRNVAGKEFGLNLSDGAKAFVLNGDIDLIITAIEIGTRPSLQLR, encoded by the coding sequence ATGGCATATAAAGCAGAAATCAGCAGAAACAACCCAAGTTGCTTTCTTTTCATCATAGACCAGTCAGGTTCTATGTCCGACAAATACGTTAGTATCGGAAAACCCAAATCAGAAGCACTTTCAGACGTAATCAACAGAATGTTGCAACAGCTTGTAATAAAGTGTGCTAAGTCAGAGGGCGTTCGGGATTATTATCATGTTGGCGTAATTGGCTATGGTGCAAATGGAGTGGGTGCAGCTTTCAGTGGCAATCTGGCAGGAAAAAAACTGGTCCCTGTTTCTGCCATCGCTAATAACCCGGCACGAATTGAAGAACGAACTAAAAAAGTTTCAGATGGTGCAGGTGGCTTAATTGACACGACGGTTAAGTTCCCAATTTGGTTTGATCCAACTGCAAATGGTGGAACACCCATGACTGAAGCATTTAGGCAAGCTAACATCATTATTTCAGGTTGGTTAAGAGAACATCCTCATTGCTTTCCACCTGTTGTAATTCATATAACAGACGGAGAGAGCACAGACGGTAACCCAACTGATGAAATGAAAAAATTGACTGCTCAAACATCAAATGATGGAAATGTGATTTTGTTCAATCTGCACACCCATGCAAGAAGCACCAACCCAATTTCATTTCCGGGGCCAGAAGCTCAATTGCCAGACCAATATGCTGAGATGCTTTTTAATGGGGCTTCTGCTTTGCCCGATTTTATGCGAAATGTTGCAGGAAAGGAGTTTGGGCTGAATTTATCGGATGGAGCAAAAGCATTTGTTCTGAATGGAGATATTGATTTAATCATTACAGCCATAGAAATTGGGACAAGACCGAGCTTACAATTAAGATAA
- a CDS encoding glycoside hydrolase family 2 protein: MKNLLLVLFATVLFVEVHAQDSWKMQPVNIQTRWAKEVSPENALKEYPRPQLERGQWNNLNGLWDYTITGKDVIVPEKYDGKILVPYPLESALSGVKKILQPDQLLWYKRKFERPSAEKVLLHFGAVDFQATVYVNGKEVGGHSGGYEAFTIDITNALKAGENELIVKVYDPTERGIGPHGKQVLNPQGIYYTPTSGIWQTVWLEVVPKTYIEGLVMTPDIDKGVLNIKVNAPAGASVEVTAQDGDAIVSKVKGKAGVNLQLPVKNAKLWSPESPYLYNLTVKLLKGTKTTDEVKSYFGMRKISIAKDDKGIDRIFLNNKPYFNLGTLDQGFWPDGLYTAPTDEALKFDIEAIKAMGFNTIRKHIKIEPARWYYHADKIGMLVWQDFVNPNQGLPEGSKAEFEKESKEILEQLHNYPGIVTWVLFNEQWGSYDQERLTKWVKSTDPSRIVNGHTGEYIFINENETKTGQDNWVASDMTDVHSYPNPMNSPAQPGKARIVGEFGGIGVFIPDHQWNPMNAWGYIQEKPAALKAKYTIMAQHLRLLEEQGLSGSIYTQPFDVEGEQNGLITYDREVVKIPFEDLRKIHAPLNPAIGTIPMVTAKNADLTDPAMVYSQMLEEYINGKREPAFLKKLAMAANQVGDKPGAENAGTEYIASLHEPLSEEDLMAISQFAKSSRDAGFAYMNNHPDVFKKMLGERQYAVNMMNMIYKGTIEPMTKAVKPDWDGIETAIKPYGAPGEEMYLRARTIYYLNKQDWEEFVPVATAYMNKYGDHIRAEEKETFQNAINKTKQ, from the coding sequence ATGAAGAATTTATTATTAGTTTTATTTGCTACTGTTTTATTTGTTGAAGTACATGCACAGGATAGTTGGAAAATGCAACCTGTAAATATCCAAACAAGATGGGCTAAAGAGGTTTCTCCTGAAAATGCACTGAAGGAATATCCAAGGCCTCAGCTGGAGAGAGGACAATGGAATAATTTGAATGGCTTATGGGATTATACAATTACTGGAAAGGATGTAATTGTACCAGAAAAGTATGACGGCAAGATTTTGGTTCCTTATCCATTAGAATCCGCATTATCTGGTGTAAAGAAAATATTGCAACCGGATCAATTGTTATGGTATAAGAGAAAATTTGAAAGACCGAGTGCAGAAAAGGTACTATTACATTTTGGTGCAGTAGATTTTCAGGCAACTGTTTATGTAAATGGTAAGGAAGTAGGGGGGCATAGTGGTGGATATGAAGCCTTTACAATAGATATTACGAATGCTTTAAAGGCTGGAGAGAATGAGCTAATCGTGAAAGTATACGATCCTACAGAAAGGGGGATAGGCCCACATGGAAAACAGGTATTGAATCCACAGGGCATATATTATACACCAACATCCGGTATCTGGCAGACGGTGTGGTTAGAAGTTGTTCCCAAGACTTATATTGAGGGATTGGTAATGACGCCTGATATTGATAAAGGGGTTTTAAATATTAAGGTGAATGCTCCAGCAGGTGCATCAGTAGAGGTGACTGCACAAGATGGAGATGCAATAGTGAGTAAAGTAAAAGGTAAGGCTGGTGTGAATTTGCAGCTGCCAGTTAAGAATGCTAAATTATGGTCACCTGAATCTCCGTACTTATATAATCTCACAGTTAAACTATTAAAAGGAACAAAGACTACTGATGAAGTAAAAAGTTATTTTGGAATGCGGAAGATCTCAATTGCGAAGGATGATAAAGGGATCGATCGCATTTTCTTAAATAACAAACCTTATTTCAATTTAGGAACCCTGGATCAGGGCTTCTGGCCTGATGGATTGTATACCGCTCCTACGGATGAAGCCCTGAAATTTGACATTGAAGCAATTAAAGCGATGGGCTTTAATACAATCAGAAAACACATTAAAATTGAGCCTGCCAGGTGGTACTATCATGCGGATAAGATTGGAATGTTAGTCTGGCAGGATTTTGTAAATCCTAACCAGGGATTACCAGAAGGTTCAAAAGCAGAATTTGAAAAGGAGAGTAAGGAGATTTTAGAGCAATTGCATAATTATCCTGGTATTGTGACCTGGGTATTATTTAATGAACAATGGGGTAGTTATGATCAGGAAAGACTGACTAAATGGGTAAAATCAACTGATCCGAGCCGCATAGTGAATGGACATACAGGAGAATATATTTTTATAAATGAAAATGAGACTAAAACAGGACAGGACAATTGGGTAGCTAGTGATATGACAGATGTACATTCCTATCCAAATCCAATGAATTCACCTGCGCAACCTGGGAAAGCGAGAATAGTAGGAGAATTTGGAGGAATTGGTGTATTTATCCCTGATCATCAATGGAACCCTATGAATGCCTGGGGATATATACAGGAAAAACCAGCAGCGCTGAAGGCTAAGTATACTATCATGGCGCAACACCTGCGATTATTAGAAGAGCAAGGATTGAGCGGATCAATTTATACACAACCATTTGATGTAGAGGGTGAGCAAAATGGACTGATTACTTATGATAGAGAAGTAGTGAAAATTCCATTTGAGGATTTAAGAAAAATTCATGCGCCTTTAAATCCTGCAATAGGAACTATACCCATGGTTACAGCAAAAAATGCAGATTTAACAGACCCGGCTATGGTGTATAGTCAGATGTTGGAAGAATATATAAATGGTAAGCGGGAGCCAGCTTTTTTAAAGAAGTTAGCAATGGCTGCTAACCAGGTAGGTGATAAGCCTGGTGCAGAAAATGCTGGTACAGAATATATTGCTTCCTTACATGAACCATTAAGTGAAGAAGATTTGATGGCTATCAGTCAGTTTGCCAAATCCTCCAGGGATGCAGGATTTGCGTATATGAATAACCATCCTGATGTATTTAAGAAGATGTTAGGTGAGCGTCAGTATGCCGTAAATATGATGAATATGATTTACAAAGGCACAATAGAACCAATGACGAAAGCAGTTAAACCAGATTGGGATGGTATTGAAACAGCCATTAAACCATATGGTGCCCCAGGTGAGGAAATGTATTTGAGAGCGAGAACGATATATTATCTAAACAAGCAAGATTGGGAGGAATTTGTACCAGTGGCCACCGCTTATATGAATAAGTATGGTGATCATATTCGTGCGGAAGAAAAAGAGACATTTCAAAATGCCATTAATAAGACAAAGCAGTAA